A part of Saliniradius amylolyticus genomic DNA contains:
- a CDS encoding SulP family inorganic anion transporter, with protein MLFSSTKQDWLGNIRGDVLSGLVVALALIPEAIAFSIIAGVDPKIGLYASFCIAVIIAIVGGRPGMISAATGAMALVMVTLVKEHGLQYLLAATILTGILQILAGYLKLGELMSFVSRSVVTGFVNALAILIFMAQLPELTNVTWHVYALTAAGLGIIYLFPYVPKLGKVLPSPLVCILVITAVTLSLGLDIRTVGDMGELPDTLPVFLLPDVPLNFETLAIIFPYSAALAVVGILESLMTATIVDDLTDTESDRNRECKGQGVANIGAGLLGGMAGCAMIGQSIINVKSGGRGRLSTFCAGIFLLIMVVFVSDWLKQIPMAALVAVMIMVSIGTFSWDSIKNLKSHPLSFNVSMLATVAVTVYTHNLAYGVFVGVLLASVFFANKVSHFLYVTSTTSKDGGTRTYSVIGQVFFNSADKFADSFDFKQVVDKVIIDLHRAHFWDVSAVEALDKVVIKFRREGADVELIGLNEASETIVDRFGVHDKPEEIEKVVGGH; from the coding sequence ATGTTATTCAGTTCCACCAAACAAGACTGGCTGGGCAACATCCGGGGCGACGTGCTCTCTGGATTGGTTGTTGCTCTGGCATTGATTCCAGAGGCTATCGCCTTTTCCATTATTGCCGGGGTTGACCCTAAAATTGGCTTGTATGCTTCTTTTTGTATTGCGGTGATCATCGCTATCGTGGGTGGTCGGCCGGGCATGATTTCGGCGGCGACCGGCGCTATGGCGTTGGTGATGGTGACGCTGGTGAAAGAGCATGGATTGCAGTACCTTCTGGCTGCCACTATCTTGACCGGTATTTTGCAGATTCTGGCGGGCTATCTGAAGCTGGGTGAGCTGATGTCCTTTGTGTCTCGCTCGGTGGTAACGGGCTTTGTGAACGCATTGGCGATTCTTATTTTTATGGCTCAGCTACCGGAGCTGACCAATGTTACCTGGCATGTCTATGCCTTAACTGCGGCGGGTTTAGGTATTATCTATTTGTTCCCCTATGTACCTAAGCTGGGCAAGGTACTGCCTTCGCCACTGGTCTGTATCCTGGTGATCACGGCAGTAACCCTGAGCTTGGGACTGGATATTCGCACGGTGGGCGATATGGGAGAGCTGCCCGATACCCTGCCGGTATTCTTACTGCCCGATGTCCCTCTGAACTTCGAGACACTGGCGATTATATTTCCTTACTCGGCCGCCCTGGCGGTAGTGGGGATTCTCGAATCACTGATGACGGCCACCATTGTGGATGATCTGACCGACACAGAAAGTGATCGTAACCGCGAATGTAAAGGCCAGGGCGTGGCGAATATTGGCGCGGGATTGCTTGGTGGCATGGCAGGCTGTGCCATGATCGGTCAGTCTATTATTAATGTGAAATCCGGCGGCCGCGGCCGCTTGTCGACCTTCTGTGCCGGTATCTTTCTGCTGATTATGGTGGTGTTTGTCAGTGACTGGCTCAAGCAGATCCCAATGGCGGCGTTGGTAGCGGTGATGATCATGGTATCCATCGGAACCTTTAGCTGGGACTCGATCAAGAACCTCAAATCCCATCCGTTGTCTTTTAATGTCAGTATGTTGGCGACAGTGGCGGTGACGGTCTACACCCATAACCTGGCTTACGGGGTGTTTGTGGGTGTTCTGTTGGCCTCGGTGTTTTTTGCCAACAAGGTCAGCCACTTTTTGTATGTCACTTCTACAACCAGTAAAGATGGTGGTACGCGCACCTACTCGGTGATCGGTCAGGTCTTCTTTAACTCGGCGGACAAGTTTGCCGACAGCTTTGATTTTAAACAGGTGGTTGATAAAGTGATTATCGACCTGCACCGGGCCCACTTCTGGGATGTGTCGGCGGTGGAAGCGCTGGATAAGGTGGTGATCAAATTCCGCCGTGAAGGGGCTGATGTGGAACTGATTGGCCTGAACGAAGCCAGTGAGACAATTGTGGATCGCTTCGGTGTGCACGATAAGCCGGAAGAAATTGAAAAAGTTGTGGGAGGCCACTAA
- a CDS encoding universal stress protein produces MAATDQPKVLAGIDGSSISASVTDYAAWISQRVGVPLKLLHNIEHRDTPAVADLSGSIGLGSREMLLEELTEMESRRSKIMMEQGKAMLTAATERAQSQGVTEIEQCQRHGGLAETLVELEEQIRVLVLGIRGEEHDEQSGKLGHQLETVIRALHRPVLVANCDFVAPQRLLLAYDGSEAADKALEMLATSPLYKGIHCHVAHVCKDDKQADALLNKASERLKQAGLEVTTARLNGLPEEELLNYQQQQDIHLIVMGSFGHSRLRELLLGSFTLKMLMKAKIPLLLLR; encoded by the coding sequence ATGGCGGCAACAGACCAACCTAAAGTATTGGCAGGCATCGATGGCTCCAGCATTAGTGCCTCAGTGACCGATTACGCCGCCTGGATAAGCCAGCGGGTCGGAGTGCCTCTGAAATTACTGCATAACATCGAACACAGGGACACGCCTGCGGTGGCGGACTTATCCGGGAGCATCGGGCTGGGCAGCCGGGAAATGCTGCTCGAAGAACTGACCGAGATGGAGTCGCGCCGCAGCAAGATCATGATGGAGCAGGGTAAGGCCATGCTCACTGCTGCCACCGAAAGGGCGCAGTCTCAGGGTGTGACTGAGATTGAGCAGTGCCAGCGCCACGGTGGCCTTGCCGAGACCCTTGTAGAACTTGAAGAGCAGATCCGGGTGCTGGTGTTAGGCATCCGCGGAGAAGAGCACGACGAACAGTCCGGCAAACTGGGGCATCAACTGGAAACGGTGATCCGAGCCCTTCACCGTCCGGTGCTGGTAGCCAATTGCGACTTTGTTGCCCCTCAGCGACTGTTACTGGCTTATGACGGAAGCGAGGCGGCCGACAAGGCTCTGGAAATGCTCGCGACCAGCCCGCTGTATAAAGGCATTCATTGCCATGTGGCCCATGTTTGCAAAGACGATAAGCAAGCGGATGCACTATTGAATAAGGCCTCTGAGCGTCTGAAACAGGCTGGTCTGGAAGTGACGACCGCCAGGCTCAATGGTCTGCCGGAAGAAGAGTTGCTTAACTATCAACAGCAGCAGGATATTCATCTGATCGTGATGGGGTCGTTTGGCCACAGCCGTTTGCGGGAGCTGCTGCTTGGGAGCTTTACCTTAAAAATGCTGATGAAGGCTAAAATTCCCTTGCTGTTGCTTCGTTAG
- a CDS encoding substrate-binding periplasmic protein gives MRWVLFVLILAASVAHAKQLVVAFGQDKPPFVIGKTRTGLEVEIFRAALSASDYRMVIVHMPNNRLHRAVQNMPNIDAVASVSKTVESKNFVEKFIYFHNYAISKKQDGVVLNQIPDLRNYSVVAWQEAYLVLGNLFRQHFHPQKNKHFNNYYRELASQKSQNAMFWLGRAQVILVDKTIFRWYREQLSISMDTGDEVVYHDLFPGKTWYGAEFRHPEDKQVFEKGLESIKSSGLYDLLYQTSTQLDAEDSQELNNKLTDTTP, from the coding sequence GTGCGTTGGGTATTATTTGTTTTAATACTGGCTGCGTCGGTTGCTCACGCAAAGCAGTTGGTCGTGGCCTTTGGACAGGATAAGCCCCCCTTTGTAATAGGGAAAACTCGCACAGGCCTTGAGGTAGAAATATTTCGTGCCGCATTGAGTGCAAGTGACTATAGGATGGTCATTGTACACATGCCCAACAACAGGTTGCACAGGGCTGTGCAGAATATGCCGAATATTGACGCGGTTGCGTCGGTGTCAAAAACGGTGGAGTCTAAGAACTTTGTCGAGAAGTTCATTTACTTTCACAACTATGCGATTTCAAAAAAGCAAGATGGTGTTGTTTTAAACCAGATACCGGATCTTAGAAACTATTCCGTGGTGGCCTGGCAAGAGGCCTACTTAGTGCTTGGCAATCTATTCCGTCAACATTTCCACCCCCAAAAGAATAAGCATTTCAATAACTATTACCGGGAGCTGGCGAGCCAGAAGAGTCAAAACGCCATGTTTTGGCTCGGACGAGCCCAGGTCATCCTGGTGGATAAAACGATTTTCCGTTGGTACCGCGAACAGTTGTCTATTTCGATGGATACGGGGGATGAAGTGGTCTATCACGACTTGTTCCCTGGTAAGACCTGGTATGGCGCTGAGTTTAGGCACCCTGAGGATAAACAGGTTTTTGAAAAAGGTCTTGAAAGTATCAAGTCTTCCGGCTTGTATGATCTGCTCTATCAAACGTCAACTCAGCTAGACGCTGAAGATTCTCAAGAACTTAACAACAAGCTCACAGATACCACCCCCTAA
- a CDS encoding TonB-dependent receptor domain-containing protein produces MKRPANRFLLKPLNLAVIAGLCVPAATALAQSEEDKVIEEVVATGTRLKGTASAVMQERKNQAFVADIMGAEQISRTGDGDAASALRRVTGLTLVDGKFIYVRGLGERYSSTQLNGASVPSPDPTRNVIPLDLFPADIIESLSVQKSFSPSMPASFGGGNVDVRLKSIPTESVLNFSLSTGYNSENSDNGLTYNGGDDDWLGKDDGTRAAPEAILERWESKDFLDNLDQATALDLFSQVKRSYGPKEDSIGPDAGFSLTAGDSVDLTDKWRVGYLLTSAYDSETEVSQEYELQQADRVQDDIIISRFFDEINTTERTVQWSTLLNLGIDYDRKHRIDYSLIVLNDTKDEISEKFGHTENLSVSEGVRIRDMEVQYEERTLYTNQFKGMHTFPELNFAGLDWYYSLGRSVRYAPGSMEARFIIEDQDQDGLFGGSDPISLIDAQTAGRYSFQNLHDRVENYGYNFNYPMTLGRWETEFKFGADFVTKTRTAENRRFDVNTLAFANREDLLGDNFGDILSDDVLANGEFNDNRPIIRDTTIAGDDYVAGQKLDAYYFEADFFFDNKWRFTGGVRWEDFRQVVAPFDPRSNQIDIDDEADRSQLAFEEDAFYPALALTYFLNDDMQLRASVGETVVRPDLREVSSATYIDPLTEFPIAGTPGLKTTDIVNYDLRWEWYREAGNNLSVALFYKDMTSPIESVQSPAQDGPPLIRIANAESGEVLGVEVEFLQGLEIFGDGIWDNLFTSGNITISDSEIVLDRQNIVEQTGVSTAITNTTRRLTGHSEYVVNLQLGYDSDNGEHSASLVYNVFGERILIPGIDGFDDNYEKPFHSLDTVYKYYPDFNTTITLKLKNILGEEKEIEFEDTLLRSETKGTEISLSYKYNF; encoded by the coding sequence ATGAAAAGGCCTGCTAACAGGTTCCTTCTGAAACCACTGAATCTGGCTGTGATCGCAGGACTGTGCGTTCCAGCAGCGACCGCCTTAGCCCAGTCTGAGGAAGATAAAGTCATCGAAGAGGTTGTCGCTACCGGCACTCGTCTGAAAGGCACTGCGTCAGCGGTGATGCAAGAGCGTAAAAACCAGGCCTTTGTGGCCGACATTATGGGCGCCGAACAAATTTCTCGCACCGGTGACGGTGATGCCGCCTCGGCGCTGCGTCGTGTGACCGGCCTGACGCTGGTGGATGGTAAGTTTATTTATGTCCGTGGCCTGGGTGAGCGCTACTCGAGTACCCAGCTCAATGGTGCCAGTGTGCCAAGCCCCGATCCGACCCGAAATGTTATCCCACTCGACTTGTTCCCGGCTGATATTATCGAGAGTCTGTCGGTGCAAAAATCGTTCTCTCCGTCCATGCCCGCTTCTTTTGGTGGCGGTAATGTGGATGTCCGCCTGAAGTCGATTCCGACCGAATCAGTGCTGAACTTCTCGCTTAGCACCGGTTACAACTCCGAAAACTCCGATAATGGCCTGACTTACAATGGCGGTGACGATGACTGGCTGGGCAAAGATGACGGTACCCGTGCCGCTCCCGAGGCCATTTTAGAGCGCTGGGAGTCGAAAGACTTTTTGGACAATCTCGACCAGGCCACTGCGTTGGATTTGTTCTCGCAGGTGAAGCGCAGCTATGGCCCTAAAGAAGACAGCATTGGCCCGGATGCCGGCTTTAGTCTTACCGCCGGTGACAGCGTGGACTTGACCGACAAATGGCGTGTCGGTTACCTGTTAACCTCGGCCTATGACTCTGAAACGGAGGTGTCGCAAGAATACGAGCTGCAGCAAGCAGACAGAGTGCAGGACGACATCATCATTTCTCGCTTCTTCGATGAGATTAACACCACCGAGCGCACCGTGCAGTGGTCCACATTGCTGAACCTGGGTATCGACTATGACCGCAAGCACCGTATCGATTACAGCTTGATCGTACTGAACGACACCAAGGACGAGATCAGTGAAAAGTTCGGCCACACCGAGAATCTCAGCGTGTCTGAAGGTGTGCGTATTCGGGATATGGAAGTACAGTACGAGGAACGGACGCTGTACACCAATCAGTTTAAGGGGATGCATACGTTCCCTGAGCTGAACTTTGCCGGGCTGGACTGGTATTACTCGCTGGGCCGCTCTGTGCGTTATGCGCCGGGTAGCATGGAAGCGCGGTTTATTATTGAGGACCAGGATCAGGATGGCCTGTTTGGGGGCTCAGACCCTATCTCTCTGATCGATGCCCAGACCGCCGGACGTTACTCGTTCCAGAACCTGCATGATCGGGTCGAGAACTATGGTTATAACTTCAACTACCCGATGACCCTGGGGCGCTGGGAAACCGAGTTTAAGTTTGGGGCTGATTTTGTCACCAAGACGCGTACCGCCGAAAACCGTCGTTTCGACGTCAATACTCTGGCCTTTGCCAATCGTGAAGATTTACTGGGGGATAATTTCGGCGACATCCTGAGTGACGATGTACTGGCCAACGGCGAGTTTAACGACAACCGCCCCATTATTCGCGATACCACCATTGCCGGGGATGATTATGTGGCCGGGCAAAAGCTGGACGCTTACTACTTCGAAGCGGATTTCTTCTTCGATAATAAGTGGCGCTTTACCGGCGGTGTGCGTTGGGAGGACTTCCGTCAGGTCGTCGCCCCCTTTGACCCGCGCAGCAACCAGATCGATATCGACGATGAAGCGGATCGCTCACAGCTGGCCTTCGAGGAAGATGCCTTCTACCCGGCCTTAGCGCTAACCTACTTCCTCAATGACGATATGCAGCTGCGTGCCAGTGTTGGTGAAACCGTTGTGCGGCCCGATCTTCGGGAAGTGTCCTCGGCCACCTATATCGATCCCCTGACCGAATTTCCCATCGCCGGGACACCCGGTCTGAAAACCACGGACATCGTTAACTATGATCTGCGTTGGGAATGGTACCGTGAAGCGGGCAATAACCTGTCGGTGGCGTTATTCTACAAAGATATGACCTCACCCATTGAGTCGGTGCAGTCGCCGGCGCAGGATGGTCCGCCGCTGATTCGGATCGCTAATGCCGAATCCGGTGAAGTGCTGGGTGTGGAAGTGGAATTCCTACAGGGCTTGGAGATCTTCGGAGACGGTATCTGGGATAACCTGTTTACCTCGGGCAACATCACCATCAGTGACTCTGAGATTGTACTGGATCGCCAGAATATCGTTGAGCAAACCGGTGTATCGACAGCGATCACTAATACCACTCGCCGTTTGACCGGTCACTCCGAGTATGTGGTGAACCTACAGCTTGGTTATGACTCCGACAACGGTGAACACTCCGCCTCCTTGGTATACAACGTGTTTGGCGAGCGTATCCTAATCCCGGGTATCGATGGTTTTGACGATAATTATGAAAAGCCATTCCACTCGCTGGATACGGTGTACAAGTACTATCCGGACTTCAACACCACGATTACCCTGAAGCTCAAGAACATTTTGGGTGAGGAAAAGGAAATCGAGTTTGAAGACACGCTGCTGCGCTCTGAAACCAAGGGCACGGAAATTAGCTTGTCGTATAAGTACAATTTCTAG
- a CDS encoding PQQ-dependent sugar dehydrogenase has protein sequence MIRCLTRATAICSVLMTSGGLAQGAPGANFTAYSIIEVATNFHYPWAVEQLPDGDLLITEKSGQLYRVSTRGAKTQIHNIPPVFFKSQGGLMDVRLHPDYANNGWLYLSYAHGNDDANHLRLIRAQLDDDKLADIQILFTSQPAKDTPVHYGGRMAFLPDNSLVFSMGDGFDFREQAQKTNNHFGKLIRLNDDGSVPSDNPSWPAENSLKEIYSIGHRNPQGMAWDPKRKTLFSNEHGPKGGDEINIIEAGNNYGWPVITYGVDYSGAQITPHTEYPGMEQPFVDWTPSIAPSSLVIYYGEMFPELTGDLLSTALKYKEVRRVRLDGLEMTSQESLFSEIGERLRDIDIGHQGELYLLTDDKQGRLLRVSRAEN, from the coding sequence ATGATTCGTTGCCTAACCCGAGCTACCGCGATATGTAGCGTGTTGATGACGTCGGGGGGACTGGCTCAAGGTGCGCCCGGGGCCAACTTTACAGCCTATTCCATCATCGAGGTGGCGACGAATTTCCACTATCCCTGGGCCGTCGAGCAACTGCCCGATGGCGATCTATTGATCACTGAAAAAAGTGGTCAGCTATATCGGGTAAGCACCCGCGGTGCCAAGACCCAGATACACAATATTCCACCGGTATTTTTTAAAAGCCAGGGGGGACTAATGGATGTTCGTCTGCACCCCGATTATGCCAACAATGGCTGGCTATACCTAAGTTATGCCCATGGCAACGATGACGCCAATCATCTTCGACTGATTCGAGCACAACTGGACGACGACAAGCTGGCTGACATCCAGATTCTTTTTACCTCACAGCCCGCCAAAGACACACCGGTGCATTACGGCGGCCGCATGGCGTTTCTACCCGACAACAGCCTGGTGTTCTCCATGGGCGATGGCTTCGACTTTCGGGAACAAGCCCAGAAGACCAACAACCATTTCGGCAAGCTTATCCGTCTGAATGACGATGGCAGCGTACCGAGCGACAACCCCTCGTGGCCTGCAGAAAACAGTTTAAAAGAGATTTACAGTATCGGTCATCGCAACCCTCAGGGCATGGCCTGGGATCCAAAACGTAAGACGCTATTTTCCAACGAACATGGGCCAAAGGGCGGCGATGAGATTAACATCATTGAAGCGGGTAACAATTATGGCTGGCCGGTGATTACTTATGGGGTTGATTATTCCGGTGCCCAGATCACCCCACACACCGAGTACCCGGGTATGGAACAGCCCTTTGTGGACTGGACACCATCCATTGCGCCCTCCTCTTTGGTGATTTATTACGGCGAGATGTTTCCCGAACTCACCGGTGACCTGCTCTCCACCGCACTAAAATACAAAGAGGTTCGCCGAGTGCGACTGGACGGGCTGGAGATGACGTCTCAGGAGAGTTTATTTTCCGAAATCGGCGAGCGGCTCCGGGATATTGATATTGGTCATCAGGGGGAACTCTACTTACTCACCGACGATAAGCAAGGCCGCCTGCTGAGAGTGAGTCGAGCGGAGAACTAA
- a CDS encoding DUF6170 family protein: MSYHISTRTLPGLESLSFRQRLAVIEIAAQRLTGIERLTLNLIKLLAIIGGFVCLYRVAEDWRAIFGVIVALLCYPLVLKPIYHQLCSKHIKQTDIEKVKQASEEG, translated from the coding sequence ATGAGTTACCACATATCGACACGTACACTCCCCGGGCTGGAATCGCTCAGCTTTCGTCAACGTTTGGCCGTAATCGAGATAGCAGCTCAACGACTGACCGGCATTGAGCGGCTCACACTCAACCTGATCAAACTACTGGCGATTATCGGTGGCTTTGTGTGCCTGTATCGGGTGGCCGAAGACTGGCGAGCCATTTTTGGGGTCATCGTTGCACTACTATGCTACCCATTGGTGCTAAAGCCGATTTATCACCAGCTTTGCAGTAAGCACATAAAGCAAACCGATATCGAGAAGGTAAAACAAGCATCTGAGGAGGGTTAG
- a CDS encoding SLBB domain-containing protein, translating into MSLLRTVTTLLIPLLLISGAANAQTLSQEQMQRFKNMSAQERQRMASQLGIDMSSLGNMNQQGSEAGQGQQQQGMYPRGTQFDQFGNPIESQEDEQEKELEEQEKDKELKLYGAQLFSGEPSTFTPMINAPVPAHYIVGPGDTVNLQLYGKENQEYQLPVNRDGTVKIPQIGPLSVAGMSFSEVKQFLANQIKKQIIGVDVAVTMGELRTIQVFVMGEAYKPGAYNVSSLSTITHALFVSGGVSDIASLRNIQLKRAGKLVNTLDLYDLLNAGDSSDDVLLQSGDVVFIPAVENTVTVDGEVRRPAIYELKNEQDLSEVIALAGGIKPNGYAKAISVKRYKEGVQVQLTGNLSDNNIDVRSGDEIRVPRVSPHVANAVTLIGAVARPGKYQWHSGLRVSSILGDIRSDLLESADLSYVLILREKNANGDLNALQVDLTEITAGQSGSDPLLKQNDRILVFSRNESEAMGDVNLEDLAYTREELDENEKEKWEKRIEEKLFWQQLGLNEDAEDDRYSDEELEALANQTLIELTEAEKESILEFKDATYFSRKRMLAPVIAKLREQARLGEPLQLVEIVGEVKVPGVYPLPVNGSIVDLVKAAGGLTESSYETNSEITRTVLNQDGQADVKHINFNLGKVLAGNQKDIELVSRDRINIFTIPDWQENLTVEVRGEVKFPGEYTIRRGETMTDLLTRVGGLTNYADPKAAIFTREDLKEQEKENLIKLTEELRKQIASESLRKQAGAGEMVSYDEAKKLLRDLTRVEAVGRLVIDLPGIIQGSDEKDVILEDGDTLYVPGESQSVSVIGEVYVPTSHLYSQNVSYEDYINKSGGYKELAAQERTYIIRADGSVVVPGRDGGFWFSGGAGDSQIQPGDTIVVPFDSSHMDNLTLWSSATQIVYQIAVSIAAIGSI; encoded by the coding sequence ATGAGTTTACTACGGACTGTAACAACGCTTCTTATCCCTTTGCTGCTGATTTCCGGTGCTGCAAATGCTCAGACGCTGTCTCAGGAGCAAATGCAGCGCTTTAAGAATATGTCTGCGCAGGAACGTCAGCGAATGGCTTCCCAGCTTGGGATCGACATGTCTTCACTTGGCAATATGAACCAGCAAGGTTCAGAGGCGGGCCAGGGCCAACAGCAGCAGGGCATGTATCCACGTGGTACCCAGTTTGATCAGTTTGGTAATCCGATTGAATCACAGGAAGATGAACAGGAAAAAGAGCTGGAAGAGCAGGAAAAAGACAAAGAACTTAAACTTTACGGGGCACAGTTGTTTTCGGGTGAGCCCTCTACCTTTACGCCGATGATTAATGCACCGGTTCCCGCCCACTACATTGTCGGGCCCGGTGATACGGTGAATTTGCAGCTTTACGGTAAGGAAAACCAGGAATATCAGTTGCCAGTGAACCGCGATGGCACAGTCAAAATTCCTCAGATCGGCCCACTTAGTGTGGCGGGAATGAGCTTTTCAGAGGTTAAGCAATTTCTGGCCAATCAGATAAAGAAACAAATCATCGGTGTGGACGTTGCTGTGACTATGGGGGAGTTGCGCACGATTCAGGTGTTTGTGATGGGCGAGGCTTATAAGCCCGGCGCTTACAACGTCAGTTCCTTGTCCACCATTACCCATGCCTTATTTGTCAGTGGTGGTGTGTCTGATATTGCCTCGCTGCGTAATATTCAGTTAAAGCGTGCGGGGAAACTGGTTAACACGCTGGATCTTTATGACCTTCTCAATGCCGGTGACAGCTCCGATGATGTGTTGCTGCAGTCCGGCGATGTAGTGTTTATCCCAGCCGTTGAAAACACGGTTACCGTCGATGGTGAAGTGCGCCGTCCGGCTATTTATGAGTTGAAAAATGAGCAGGATCTGTCTGAGGTTATCGCGCTGGCGGGTGGCATAAAGCCCAATGGCTATGCCAAAGCCATTAGTGTCAAACGTTATAAAGAAGGGGTGCAAGTTCAGCTTACCGGCAATCTGTCTGATAACAATATTGATGTCAGAAGTGGTGACGAAATCCGTGTACCGAGAGTATCGCCCCATGTCGCGAACGCTGTGACGCTGATCGGTGCTGTCGCTAGGCCCGGGAAATATCAGTGGCACTCTGGTCTTCGAGTATCCTCGATTCTCGGGGATATCCGTTCAGACTTGCTGGAGTCAGCGGACCTCAGTTATGTACTCATTTTGCGTGAAAAGAATGCCAATGGTGATCTCAATGCACTGCAGGTAGACCTGACCGAGATAACGGCAGGCCAATCAGGCTCCGACCCGCTCCTTAAACAAAATGATCGGATACTGGTTTTCTCCAGAAACGAAAGTGAGGCCATGGGGGACGTTAATCTGGAAGATTTGGCCTACACCCGCGAAGAGCTGGATGAAAACGAAAAGGAAAAGTGGGAAAAGCGCATTGAGGAAAAGCTTTTTTGGCAACAATTGGGCTTAAACGAAGATGCTGAGGATGATCGCTACAGCGACGAAGAACTGGAAGCGCTGGCCAATCAGACGTTGATTGAACTGACCGAAGCAGAAAAGGAAAGTATTTTAGAGTTTAAAGATGCAACCTATTTCTCCCGCAAGCGTATGCTGGCCCCAGTCATTGCCAAGCTCAGAGAACAGGCAAGGCTAGGTGAGCCTCTCCAACTGGTTGAGATTGTGGGAGAGGTTAAGGTGCCCGGCGTTTACCCGCTGCCAGTTAATGGCTCTATAGTCGATCTGGTAAAGGCCGCCGGAGGCTTAACCGAGTCGTCCTATGAAACAAATTCGGAAATTACCCGGACGGTACTAAATCAGGACGGCCAGGCAGATGTAAAACACATAAACTTCAATCTCGGCAAGGTATTAGCCGGGAACCAAAAAGACATAGAGCTTGTCAGTCGTGATCGGATTAACATTTTTACGATTCCGGACTGGCAAGAAAACCTTACCGTAGAGGTTAGAGGCGAGGTTAAATTCCCCGGCGAGTATACGATTCGTCGCGGTGAAACCATGACCGACTTGTTGACGCGTGTCGGAGGGTTGACCAACTACGCTGACCCAAAGGCCGCAATCTTTACCCGGGAAGACTTGAAGGAACAGGAGAAGGAAAACCTCATCAAACTCACCGAAGAGCTGCGCAAGCAAATCGCTTCGGAAAGCTTGCGCAAACAGGCCGGTGCGGGCGAGATGGTCAGTTACGATGAGGCCAAAAAGTTACTGCGAGATTTAACCCGGGTTGAGGCTGTGGGACGTTTGGTTATTGACCTACCGGGTATTATTCAGGGAAGTGATGAGAAAGACGTTATCTTAGAGGATGGAGACACCCTGTATGTACCAGGCGAAAGTCAGTCAGTCAGCGTAATTGGTGAGGTTTATGTTCCCACGTCGCACCTGTACAGTCAGAATGTCTCTTATGAGGATTACATTAACAAAAGCGGTGGTTACAAGGAGCTGGCCGCACAGGAGCGGACGTACATTATTCGTGCCGATGGCTCAGTGGTGGTGCCCGGACGTGATGGCGGCTTCTGGTTTTCAGGCGGGGCCGGAGATAGCCAGATTCAGCCGGGGGACACCATTGTGGTACCCTTTGACTCCAGTCATATGGATAACCTGACATTATGGTCCAGCGCGACCCAAATTGTTTATCAGATCGCAGTGTCTATCGCGGCGATTGGAAGTATATAG
- the gspG gene encoding type II secretion system major pseudopilin GspG: MLLKQRRESVKTQSGFTLVELLIVIVIIGLLGSLVAPEMFSKVGSSKQSTAKAQMQMLETSLDTYYLDIGQYPESLDELWQSDKEGWDGPYVRKQVPNDPWGNPYILEVPGPNGMAYQIRSLGKDGRVGGEDENADIEVGR, encoded by the coding sequence ATGTTACTAAAACAGCGTCGTGAGAGCGTTAAAACTCAAAGTGGCTTTACATTGGTAGAGCTGCTGATTGTTATTGTTATTATTGGGTTGCTTGGTTCATTGGTTGCGCCTGAGATGTTTTCAAAGGTCGGCTCATCCAAGCAGAGTACCGCCAAGGCTCAGATGCAGATGTTGGAGACATCACTGGACACCTATTATCTGGATATCGGTCAATACCCAGAGAGTCTGGATGAGCTATGGCAAAGTGATAAAGAAGGCTGGGACGGTCCTTATGTGCGTAAACAGGTTCCTAATGACCCTTGGGGAAACCCATACATCCTTGAAGTGCCAGGACCCAATGGTATGGCCTATCAAATCCGGTCGCTGGGCAAAGACGGCCGGGTTGGTGGTGAAGATGAAAATGCGGACATAGAAGTGGGCCGATGA